Proteins encoded together in one Passer domesticus isolate bPasDom1 chromosome 6, bPasDom1.hap1, whole genome shotgun sequence window:
- the LOC135302231 gene encoding uncharacterized protein LOC135302231 isoform X1: MSVNDRLRDAEVSGVSAGRTFQTPLLVTARRPGSHHRGPPRGKNKATGHKESHEPSEHMRQMLKEMQQAGGQGEPVQMEAFPRGSSASMPASAAGREAMPGTGTGDWDRDVHHLEMLVNHGLRFLELDEAELDEDDDVDEDDLDSQPIPITEPLEDAEGVSAGRTFPGPLVDVARRTSSRRRGSLRMEKIPRGDSKSLEAPKPMEKLPGDLERRRDAAGITTHADNIWESTRRVFCWGTPCLKKLMAIVAGAALCLMMCCAAIWYCWKRNWHHIEEKLKAAGWSRDLYCWKSNSSISDSDEFSF; this comes from the exons ATGTCTGTGAATGACCGTCtgagagatgctgagg tttcaggtgtgtctgcagggaggacttttcagACTCCTTTGCTGGTTACTGCACGCAGGCCtggctcccatcacaggg gtcctccgaggggaaagaacaaagctacaggacacAAGGAATCCCATGAGCCATCTGAacacatgaggcaaatgctgaaggaaatgcagcaggcaggaggacaag gagagcctgtgcagatggaagcatttcccagaggaagcagtgcttccatgccagcctctgctgcaggaagggaggcgatgccaggcacaggcacaggag attGGGATCGGGACGTGCATCATTTGGAAATGCTGGTAAACCATGGTTTAAGGTTCTTGGAGCTTGATGAAG ctgaacttgatgaagatgatgatgtcGATGAAGATGATCTGGATTCCCAACCCATACCCATTACTGAGCCTCTGgaagatgctgagg gtgtgtctgcagggaggactttcccaggtccattggtggatgttgcacgcagGACCAGCTCCcgtcgcaggg GTTCCCTGAGAATGGAGAAAATACCTAGAGGAGACagtaagtccctggaggcacccaaacccatggagaagttGCCGGGTGATCTGGAGAGACgccgtg atgcagccggcatcACAACACATGCTGACAACATCTGGGAAAGCAcgagaagagttttctgctggggaacaccttgtttgaagaagttgatggccattgtggctggtgcAGCACTTtgcctgatgatgtgctgtgctgcaatctggtattgctggaagaGAAACTG gcatcacattgaagaaaaactgaaagctGCTGGCTGGTCACGAGATCTTTACTGCTGGAAGAGCAACAGCAGCATCTCCGACTCGGACGAGTTTTCGTTTTAG
- the LOC135302231 gene encoding uncharacterized protein LOC135302231 isoform X3 produces the protein MSVNDRLRDAEVSGVSAGRTFQTPLLVTARRPGSHHRGPPRGKNKATGHKESHEPSEHMRQMLKEMQQAGGQGEPVQMEAFPRGSSASMPASAAGREAMPGTGTGDWDRDVHHLEMLVNHGLRFLELDEAELDEDDDVDEDDLDSQPIPITEPLEDAEGVSAGRTFPGPLVDVARRTSSRRRDAAGITTHADNIWESTRRVFCWGTPCLKKLMAIVAGAALCLMMCCAAIWYCWKRNWHHIEEKLKAAGWSRDLYCWKSNSSISDSDEFSF, from the exons ATGTCTGTGAATGACCGTCtgagagatgctgagg tttcaggtgtgtctgcagggaggacttttcagACTCCTTTGCTGGTTACTGCACGCAGGCCtggctcccatcacaggg gtcctccgaggggaaagaacaaagctacaggacacAAGGAATCCCATGAGCCATCTGAacacatgaggcaaatgctgaaggaaatgcagcaggcaggaggacaag gagagcctgtgcagatggaagcatttcccagaggaagcagtgcttccatgccagcctctgctgcaggaagggaggcgatgccaggcacaggcacaggag attGGGATCGGGACGTGCATCATTTGGAAATGCTGGTAAACCATGGTTTAAGGTTCTTGGAGCTTGATGAAG ctgaacttgatgaagatgatgatgtcGATGAAGATGATCTGGATTCCCAACCCATACCCATTACTGAGCCTCTGgaagatgctgagg gtgtgtctgcagggaggactttcccaggtccattggtggatgttgcacgcagGACCAGCTCCcgtcgcaggg atgcagccggcatcACAACACATGCTGACAACATCTGGGAAAGCAcgagaagagttttctgctggggaacaccttgtttgaagaagttgatggccattgtggctggtgcAGCACTTtgcctgatgatgtgctgtgctgcaatctggtattgctggaagaGAAACTG gcatcacattgaagaaaaactgaaagctGCTGGCTGGTCACGAGATCTTTACTGCTGGAAGAGCAACAGCAGCATCTCCGACTCGGACGAGTTTTCGTTTTAG
- the LOC135302231 gene encoding uncharacterized protein LOC135302231 isoform X2, which translates to MSVNDRLRDAEGVSAGRTFQTPLLVTARRPGSHHRGPPRGKNKATGHKESHEPSEHMRQMLKEMQQAGGQGEPVQMEAFPRGSSASMPASAAGREAMPGTGTGDWDRDVHHLEMLVNHGLRFLELDEAELDEDDDVDEDDLDSQPIPITEPLEDAEGVSAGRTFPGPLVDVARRTSSRRRGSLRMEKIPRGDSKSLEAPKPMEKLPGDLERRRDAAGITTHADNIWESTRRVFCWGTPCLKKLMAIVAGAALCLMMCCAAIWYCWKRNWHHIEEKLKAAGWSRDLYCWKSNSSISDSDEFSF; encoded by the exons ATGTCTGTGAATGACCGTCtgagagatgctgagg gtgtgtctgcagggaggacttttcagACTCCTTTGCTGGTTACTGCACGCAGGCCtggctcccatcacaggg gtcctccgaggggaaagaacaaagctacaggacacAAGGAATCCCATGAGCCATCTGAacacatgaggcaaatgctgaaggaaatgcagcaggcaggaggacaag gagagcctgtgcagatggaagcatttcccagaggaagcagtgcttccatgccagcctctgctgcaggaagggaggcgatgccaggcacaggcacaggag attGGGATCGGGACGTGCATCATTTGGAAATGCTGGTAAACCATGGTTTAAGGTTCTTGGAGCTTGATGAAG ctgaacttgatgaagatgatgatgtcGATGAAGATGATCTGGATTCCCAACCCATACCCATTACTGAGCCTCTGgaagatgctgagg gtgtgtctgcagggaggactttcccaggtccattggtggatgttgcacgcagGACCAGCTCCcgtcgcaggg GTTCCCTGAGAATGGAGAAAATACCTAGAGGAGACagtaagtccctggaggcacccaaacccatggagaagttGCCGGGTGATCTGGAGAGACgccgtg atgcagccggcatcACAACACATGCTGACAACATCTGGGAAAGCAcgagaagagttttctgctggggaacaccttgtttgaagaagttgatggccattgtggctggtgcAGCACTTtgcctgatgatgtgctgtgctgcaatctggtattgctggaagaGAAACTG gcatcacattgaagaaaaactgaaagctGCTGGCTGGTCACGAGATCTTTACTGCTGGAAGAGCAACAGCAGCATCTCCGACTCGGACGAGTTTTCGTTTTAG